A part of Legionella sainthelensi genomic DNA contains:
- a CDS encoding M13 family metallopeptidase produces MRLNMGLIFALVCNSSIFAASTEPQTGAAEEALHMNWSDTNISPSQDFYSYANGTWQKNNPIPPDYSSWGSFNIISEKVQNIIHQMLINAAKDTKAKPGSIEQKVGDFYYSGMDEKSINQLGIKPLQPEFDRITNLKSLTDLQNEIAHLHQIGVDVFFDFGSMQDFKNSSEMIAALVQGGLGLPDRDYYLKDNTKFKQIRDAYVNHMAKMFELLGDAPDKATVEAKTVMRLETQMAKVSMSQVEQRDPHAIYHIMDLDQLAQLTPSFSWPAYFTAMGLDNLKSVNMAMPVFFKDMNKQLTTISLEDWKTYLRWHLIDSFASYLSKPFVDQNFKMVSVLTGAEKILPRWKRVVATENAALGFAIGKMYVDKYFSPEDKKQALDILKNIRTVLKEDINTLSWMTPATREAALKKLDLMEERVGYPSKWWDYSKLEVNRGPYVLNVIRANEFLTNRDLNKIGKPIDRTEWAMTPQTINAYYDPSMNNLNIPAGILQPPFFSPNAPAAVNYGAIGFVMGHEMTHGFDDQGAQFDGYGNLKNWWTPSDLAKFQAATQCIVNQYSNYAVDDLHVQGKLVVGEATADLGGIILAYRAFQHSKEYKNAPTLAGMTPDQQFFLATAHVWAMNIRPQQLRNQITTDPHPPAQYRVNGSLANIPQFQEAFHISNNSPMANKNRCVIW; encoded by the coding sequence ATGAGACTTAATATGGGTCTTATTTTTGCTTTGGTATGTAATTCATCGATTTTTGCTGCAAGTACTGAACCTCAAACAGGCGCTGCTGAAGAAGCGCTTCATATGAATTGGTCAGATACCAATATCTCACCCAGCCAAGATTTTTATTCTTATGCTAATGGCACCTGGCAAAAAAACAATCCTATCCCCCCTGATTATTCCAGTTGGGGAAGTTTTAATATTATCAGTGAGAAAGTCCAGAATATTATCCATCAAATGCTCATTAATGCAGCTAAAGATACCAAGGCTAAGCCAGGTAGCATTGAGCAAAAAGTTGGCGATTTCTATTACAGTGGTATGGATGAAAAAAGCATCAATCAACTAGGGATTAAGCCTTTACAGCCTGAATTTGATCGCATTACGAATTTGAAAAGCCTAACTGATCTACAAAATGAAATAGCTCATTTACACCAAATAGGTGTTGATGTTTTTTTTGATTTTGGAAGTATGCAAGATTTTAAAAATAGTAGTGAAATGATAGCGGCTTTAGTGCAAGGAGGTTTAGGTTTACCCGATCGTGATTATTATTTAAAAGATAACACTAAATTTAAACAAATTCGTGATGCATATGTGAATCATATGGCTAAGATGTTTGAATTATTAGGGGATGCCCCAGATAAAGCAACAGTTGAAGCTAAGACAGTAATGAGACTAGAAACGCAAATGGCCAAAGTTTCTATGTCTCAAGTGGAACAACGTGACCCTCATGCCATTTATCATATTATGGATCTGGATCAATTAGCACAATTGACCCCAAGCTTTTCTTGGCCTGCATATTTTACAGCTATGGGGCTAGATAATCTGAAGAGTGTTAATATGGCAATGCCTGTGTTCTTCAAAGATATGAATAAACAATTAACTACAATTTCTTTGGAAGACTGGAAGACGTATTTACGTTGGCACTTGATTGATTCTTTTGCTTCTTATTTATCAAAACCTTTTGTGGATCAAAACTTTAAAATGGTTTCTGTGCTTACTGGAGCAGAAAAAATATTACCGAGATGGAAGCGAGTTGTAGCTACAGAAAATGCTGCTTTAGGATTCGCTATTGGTAAGATGTACGTGGATAAATATTTTTCTCCAGAAGATAAAAAGCAAGCTTTGGACATACTTAAGAATATTCGTACCGTATTGAAAGAAGACATTAATACTTTATCATGGATGACCCCAGCCACACGCGAAGCTGCTTTGAAAAAATTGGATTTAATGGAAGAGCGAGTAGGATATCCTTCTAAATGGTGGGATTATTCTAAGCTAGAAGTGAATCGGGGACCTTATGTATTAAATGTTATTAGAGCGAATGAGTTTTTAACAAATCGTGACCTTAATAAAATAGGAAAGCCTATAGACAGAACCGAGTGGGCAATGACTCCTCAAACTATTAATGCCTATTATGATCCTTCAATGAATAATCTGAATATTCCAGCCGGAATTCTGCAACCTCCATTTTTTTCCCCTAATGCCCCAGCAGCAGTGAATTATGGAGCGATTGGTTTTGTTATGGGACATGAAATGACTCATGGATTTGATGATCAAGGGGCACAATTTGATGGTTATGGCAATTTAAAAAATTGGTGGACACCTAGTGACTTGGCAAAGTTCCAGGCTGCGACCCAATGCATTGTAAATCAATATTCGAATTATGCTGTCGATGATTTACATGTACAAGGAAAATTGGTTGTTGGAGAAGCTACTGCTGATTTAGGCGGTATCATTTTGGCTTATAGAGCATTCCAACATTCAAAGGAATATAAAAATGCCCCCACACTGGCTGGTATGACCCCTGATCAACAGTTTTTTTTAGCAACAGCGCATGTTTGGGCAATGAATATCAGACCGCAGCAATTAAGAAATCAAATTACTACCGATCCACATCCTCCTGCTCAATACAGAGTGAATGGAAGTTTAGCTAATATTCCTCAATTCCAAGAAGCGTTTCATATCTCTAATAATAGTCCTATGGCTAATAAAAACCGTTGTGTGATTTGGTAA
- the lpxC gene encoding UDP-3-O-acyl-N-acetylglucosamine deacetylase: MTKQRTPKKVIQATGVGLHSGEKVLLTLRPAPVNTGIVFRRVDLEPVVEIPASFEHVGDTMLCTTLHQGPIKIATVEHLLSALAGLGIDNAYIDVNGPELPIMDGSAAPFVFLIQSAGIREQSAPKKYIRILKPIRVEDNGKFVQFYPYNGYKITFTIDFDHPAFNDKPQTVSFDFSATSYVKEVCRARTFGFLSDYEKLRECDLAKGGSLDNAIVVDDYRVLNDDGLRFESEFVSHKVLDAIGDLYLLGSSLIGAFEGYKSGHELNNRLLRELMVRKDAWEYTYFDTEEYLPALQAEFYPIEA; this comes from the coding sequence ATGACAAAACAAAGAACTCCTAAAAAAGTGATCCAAGCAACAGGGGTAGGATTGCATTCTGGCGAAAAAGTGCTCTTAACCTTGAGACCAGCTCCAGTGAATACAGGTATCGTTTTTAGACGAGTGGATCTTGAACCTGTGGTTGAAATTCCAGCATCTTTTGAGCATGTTGGGGATACAATGTTATGTACCACTTTACATCAAGGCCCAATTAAGATTGCAACTGTTGAGCATTTGCTTTCCGCTTTAGCAGGTTTAGGCATCGATAATGCTTATATTGATGTAAATGGACCAGAACTACCTATTATGGATGGTAGTGCGGCGCCTTTTGTTTTTTTGATTCAATCAGCAGGTATTCGTGAGCAAAGTGCTCCTAAAAAATACATTCGCATCCTGAAGCCAATTCGTGTGGAAGATAATGGAAAATTCGTTCAGTTCTATCCCTACAATGGTTATAAAATTACTTTTACTATAGATTTTGATCATCCAGCTTTTAATGATAAGCCGCAAACAGTGAGTTTTGATTTCTCCGCGACTTCGTATGTTAAAGAAGTATGTCGTGCACGGACTTTTGGGTTCCTCTCTGATTATGAAAAATTAAGGGAATGTGATTTGGCTAAGGGCGGTAGTTTAGATAATGCCATAGTAGTTGATGATTATCGTGTTCTTAATGATGATGGACTTCGATTTGAATCAGAGTTTGTTTCTCATAAAGTTTTGGATGCAATTGGTGATCTGTATTTGTTAGGTTCTAGTCTAATCGGAGCTTTCGAGGGCTATAAATCAGGTCATGAACTAAATAATAGATTATTACGAGAATTGATGGTCAGAAAAGATGCTTGGGAATATACTTATTTTGATACAGAGGAGTATCTTCCTGCACTGCAAGCAGAATTTTATCCTATTGAGGCGTAA
- the ftsZ gene encoding cell division protein FtsZ yields the protein MFELMESQHYTNNAVIKVVGVGGGGGNAVEHMVAENIDGVEFICANTDAQALKGSNAKIHIQLGDELTKGLGAGANPQIGREAAEEDRDLIREILSGADMVFITAGMGGGTGTGAAPVFAEIAKELGILTVAVVTKPFSFEGKQRALAAEEGIRRLAEHVDSLITIPNNKLLSVLGKNISLLNAFKAANNVLLGAVKGISDLITRPGLINVDFADVRTVMSEMGMAMMGTGSAVGEQRARQAAEAAIASPLLEDVNFSGARGILVNITAGLDMSIGEFEEVGDVVKEFISDDATVVVGTVIDPEMTDEMRVTVIVTGLGDTRQRHQQVQPQQSHRARLLETTRSDGSLDYQQFDRPAVVRKQAQANVSSAVKQNSDNVPDVDYLDIPAFLRRQEEV from the coding sequence ATGTTTGAATTAATGGAAAGCCAACATTATACCAATAATGCTGTAATTAAGGTCGTTGGTGTAGGTGGTGGCGGTGGTAATGCCGTTGAACATATGGTCGCAGAGAATATTGATGGCGTTGAATTCATTTGTGCTAATACTGATGCGCAGGCATTAAAAGGGTCTAATGCAAAAATACATATTCAACTAGGTGATGAACTTACTAAAGGTTTGGGTGCAGGCGCAAATCCACAAATCGGTCGAGAAGCGGCAGAAGAAGATAGAGACCTTATCCGTGAAATTTTAAGTGGTGCGGATATGGTGTTCATCACGGCAGGAATGGGCGGAGGCACTGGAACAGGTGCGGCACCTGTCTTTGCAGAAATTGCTAAAGAATTGGGAATATTAACTGTTGCTGTAGTGACCAAACCTTTCTCCTTTGAAGGCAAACAACGCGCATTGGCTGCTGAAGAAGGAATACGCCGTCTCGCAGAGCATGTTGATTCACTGATCACGATACCTAACAACAAATTACTGAGTGTTCTTGGCAAAAATATCAGTCTCCTTAATGCGTTTAAAGCAGCGAACAATGTTTTACTTGGTGCGGTAAAAGGGATATCTGATTTAATTACTCGCCCAGGTTTAATCAATGTGGATTTTGCAGACGTACGTACTGTAATGTCAGAAATGGGTATGGCAATGATGGGTACAGGGAGTGCTGTAGGTGAGCAACGAGCACGCCAAGCAGCCGAAGCGGCTATCGCCTCTCCATTACTGGAGGATGTGAATTTTTCTGGTGCTCGAGGCATCCTTGTCAATATCACTGCAGGCCTTGACATGTCAATTGGTGAGTTCGAGGAAGTAGGTGATGTGGTTAAAGAGTTTATTTCTGATGATGCGACCGTAGTAGTAGGAACGGTAATTGATCCTGAAATGACCGATGAAATGCGTGTTACGGTTATTGTGACAGGTTTAGGTGATACAAGACAACGTCATCAACAAGTACAACCACAACAATCGCATCGTGCTCGTTTACTTGAAACCACACGAAGTGATGGTTCATTAGATTATCAACAATTCGATAGACCCGCTGTAGTTCGCAAACAGGCTCAGGCAAATGTATCTTCCGCGGTAAAGCAAAATAGTGATAATGTTCCTGATGTAGATTATTTAGATATTCCTGCATTTTTGCGTCGCCAAGAAGAGGTATAA
- the ftsA gene encoding cell division protein FtsA codes for MAKKIEKNIITGLDIGTSKVIALIGEVTSDGAIEIIGIGRHPSRGLKRGVVVDIEATVNSIQRAVQEAELMAGCEVRTVYAGIAGSHIRSLNSHGIVAIRDKEVSQADVERVIDAAKAVAIPADQKILHVLPQEFIIDHQNSIREPIGMSGVRLESRVHIVTGLVSAAQNIVKCVRRCGLEVNDIILEQLASSHAVLTEDEKDLGVCLIDIGGGTTDIAIFSEGAIQHTAVIPIAGDQVTNDIAMALRTPTKAAETIKLNHACALSELANANQMLEVTSVNDRPGRKISATALSDVVAARYEELFTLVRNELRRSGFEDRMAAGIVLTGGAANVRGGIELAELCFEMPVRKGFAHSVSGLAEATENPSFATGVGLLLHGYQQQYESNYSVPAMNDSTRSLWARMKEWFQGNF; via the coding sequence ATGGCAAAAAAAATAGAAAAAAATATTATCACTGGATTGGACATCGGAACTTCAAAAGTAATTGCATTAATTGGTGAAGTAACCTCTGATGGTGCAATAGAAATTATCGGAATAGGTCGCCATCCCTCTCGCGGTCTAAAACGCGGTGTTGTTGTGGATATAGAGGCTACTGTAAACTCCATACAACGAGCAGTTCAAGAAGCAGAGCTCATGGCTGGATGCGAAGTGCGGACAGTTTATGCAGGTATCGCAGGAAGTCACATTCGTAGTTTGAATTCACATGGGATTGTGGCTATTCGTGATAAAGAAGTATCGCAGGCTGATGTAGAACGAGTAATTGATGCTGCAAAAGCAGTGGCAATTCCTGCAGATCAAAAAATACTTCATGTTTTACCTCAAGAGTTTATTATTGATCACCAAAACAGTATTCGCGAGCCTATAGGAATGTCTGGAGTGAGGCTCGAGTCGCGGGTGCATATCGTCACTGGTCTTGTAAGTGCTGCACAAAATATAGTCAAGTGTGTGCGGCGATGCGGATTGGAAGTGAATGATATTATCCTTGAGCAATTGGCTTCGAGTCATGCAGTCCTTACTGAAGATGAGAAAGATTTAGGTGTGTGTCTCATTGATATTGGTGGCGGAACGACAGATATAGCCATATTTTCTGAAGGTGCAATTCAACATACCGCAGTAATTCCTATTGCGGGAGACCAAGTCACTAACGATATTGCTATGGCTTTACGTACACCAACTAAAGCAGCTGAAACCATTAAGTTGAATCATGCTTGCGCATTATCTGAATTAGCTAATGCAAACCAAATGTTGGAAGTCACCAGTGTAAATGATAGGCCAGGACGAAAAATTTCAGCCACGGCCCTATCTGATGTGGTTGCTGCACGTTATGAAGAGTTGTTTACTTTGGTTCGCAATGAATTACGACGCAGTGGTTTTGAGGATCGGATGGCAGCAGGTATTGTTCTTACTGGCGGTGCTGCAAATGTACGAGGAGGTATTGAACTTGCAGAACTCTGTTTTGAAATGCCTGTAAGAAAAGGTTTCGCACATTCTGTATCGGGTTTGGCTGAAGCAACCGAAAACCCTTCTTTTGCTACAGGGGTAGGATTATTGTTACATGGTTATCAACAGCAGTATGAATCAAACTACAGCGTACCTGCGATGAATGATAGTACTCGCAGTTTGTGGGCACGTATGAAGGAATGGTTCCAAGGCAATTTTTAG
- a CDS encoding cell division protein FtsQ/DivIB, whose product MDKNRSVVFGNLRYICWLLVLSLSAIFLTYRLGYYYMSDAGRFPITTVKVSANYEHVTHQELENILSRYLIHSFFTFPVSSLQHELNAIGWVDSASVERIWPDTLKIKLVEKKPVAIWNNALMTEDGRLFNEDAVPEDLNIPRLKGPVSQQVDVLQVYKKLSKILSMYDVKAAGLNLSENQSWVLLLGNGIKIYLGKKELEARLLRFCKAYPAVFAEKIEQLASVDLRYPRGMAVQWKQQTER is encoded by the coding sequence ATGGATAAAAATAGGAGTGTCGTTTTCGGGAATTTGCGTTATATTTGTTGGTTATTAGTATTAAGTTTGAGTGCGATATTTTTGACCTATCGTTTGGGTTATTATTATATGTCGGATGCAGGGCGTTTTCCAATTACTACGGTTAAAGTCTCTGCAAATTACGAACATGTAACTCATCAGGAATTGGAAAATATATTATCAAGATATTTGATTCATAGTTTTTTTACTTTTCCAGTAAGTTCATTACAGCATGAATTAAATGCGATAGGTTGGGTGGATAGTGCCAGTGTCGAGCGTATTTGGCCTGATACTTTAAAAATAAAACTTGTTGAGAAAAAACCGGTTGCGATTTGGAATAATGCTTTGATGACAGAGGATGGCAGATTATTTAATGAAGATGCTGTCCCTGAAGATCTAAATATCCCTCGCTTAAAAGGTCCTGTATCTCAACAAGTAGACGTCTTACAAGTTTACAAAAAATTGAGTAAGATATTATCAATGTATGATGTGAAGGCTGCTGGACTAAATTTAAGCGAAAACCAATCATGGGTATTGCTTTTAGGTAATGGAATCAAGATATATTTAGGAAAGAAAGAACTTGAAGCGCGATTGCTTCGTTTTTGTAAAGCATATCCTGCGGTATTTGCTGAAAAAATAGAGCAGTTGGCAAGCGTGGACTTGCGTTATCCACGTGGTATGGCAGTGCAGTGGAAACAACAAACGGAACGATAA
- a CDS encoding D-alanine--D-alanine ligase family protein produces MSKLINLVLLYGGKSGEHEISLISAASVLAHLDAKKYNVIPIAMDKDGLLHQHQYQDLLACKEKLPVVTEKSKPVAGLIINGRLSVDADIVFPVVHGPLYEDGCLQGVLELSGVAYVGCDVLSSAIGMDKDMARRIACVNGIKSANYKLLSWHTSASERQRFCQEVATEFGWPLFVKPCAMGSSVGIHKAKNMAELINAVEDALRYDEEILVEAFVSGREIEISVLESIIPAGKPRVSLAGEIRVNHPDGFYSYSAKYLESGKTDLIIPALLSHTLYEQLKQAAADIFLRLKCKGMARVDFFVNEKTETIYFNEVNTLPGFTSISMYPKLWQASGLSYPDLLDELIRIAMVHQNCRRHLVTNYL; encoded by the coding sequence ATGTCTAAGCTTATCAACTTAGTCCTGCTTTATGGTGGTAAATCTGGAGAGCATGAAATTTCACTGATTTCAGCTGCATCTGTTTTAGCTCATTTAGATGCTAAAAAATATAATGTTATTCCTATTGCTATGGATAAAGATGGATTGTTGCATCAACATCAATACCAGGATTTATTGGCATGTAAAGAAAAGCTTCCTGTAGTGACTGAAAAATCAAAGCCTGTAGCAGGTTTAATTATCAATGGGCGCTTATCTGTTGATGCTGATATTGTATTTCCTGTAGTCCATGGACCGTTGTATGAAGATGGCTGTTTACAAGGAGTACTTGAGTTATCAGGTGTTGCTTATGTCGGTTGTGATGTGCTTTCTTCAGCCATTGGTATGGACAAAGATATGGCAAGACGTATCGCTTGTGTTAATGGAATAAAATCAGCGAATTATAAGCTTTTGTCGTGGCATACCTCTGCATCTGAAAGACAACGTTTTTGTCAAGAAGTCGCTACAGAATTTGGTTGGCCTTTATTTGTTAAACCTTGTGCCATGGGCTCTAGTGTAGGCATACATAAAGCAAAAAATATGGCTGAGCTCATCAATGCTGTAGAGGATGCCCTACGTTATGACGAAGAAATCTTAGTCGAAGCATTTGTGTCGGGAAGAGAGATTGAAATATCCGTTCTTGAGAGTATCATTCCAGCAGGGAAACCAAGAGTGAGTCTTGCGGGTGAAATTCGAGTAAATCATCCTGATGGTTTTTATTCTTACTCAGCAAAATACTTAGAGAGTGGAAAAACTGATTTAATAATACCTGCTCTTTTAAGTCACACTTTGTATGAACAATTAAAGCAAGCAGCAGCAGATATTTTTCTTCGATTAAAATGTAAGGGTATGGCGCGAGTTGATTTTTTTGTTAATGAAAAAACCGAGACAATTTATTTTAATGAAGTGAATACATTACCAGGATTTACTTCGATTAGTATGTATCCAAAATTATGGCAGGCAAGTGGTTTATCGTATCCTGATTTGCTTGATGAACTGATTCGCATTGCGATGGTGCACCAGAACTGTCGTAGACATTTAGTAACCAATTACCTATGA
- the murC gene encoding UDP-N-acetylmuramate--L-alanine ligase, whose product MSNSGQFISSRMGCVEQIHFVGIGGVGMCGIAEVLHNQGYRITGSDLGAGSTVQRLKSLGVPVYLGHKAEHIKGADVVVRSSAVEWNNPEIVAAREQMIPVIPRAAMLAELMRFRHGIAVAGTHGKTTTTSLVSSVLAEGGLDPSFVIGGKLNSLGINAQLGQSPYFVVEADESDASFLFLKPMMAIVTNIDADHMGTYENNFEKLRTTFLEFLHHLPFYGLAVVCVDDPEVRKILPLIERPTLTYGFAEEAHYRAIDWSQNELISEFTVIRPKSYSPLKIQFQYPGRHNVLNALASIAIATQLGVDDNSIIRALEKFQGVGRRFQMLGEKKFEKGSAIVVDDYGHHPQEILSTIDAFRHVWPNKRLVHVFQPHRYTRTQELQDQFVDVLSLADELFLFDIYSAGESEIPGVSSEGLAQKIRNNDKKVTLVDEESLKKSLDESVKEGDVILMQGAGSIGQIAVNLMQEL is encoded by the coding sequence GTGAGCAATTCGGGACAGTTTATATCTTCACGGATGGGTTGCGTAGAGCAAATACATTTTGTTGGGATTGGTGGTGTTGGTATGTGTGGAATTGCTGAGGTTTTACACAATCAAGGATATCGCATTACAGGTTCAGATTTAGGCGCAGGAAGTACGGTACAAAGATTAAAATCTTTGGGAGTTCCTGTTTATTTAGGACATAAAGCAGAACACATCAAAGGAGCCGATGTTGTTGTTCGTTCTTCAGCTGTGGAGTGGAATAATCCTGAAATAGTAGCAGCACGCGAACAAATGATACCGGTTATCCCACGAGCAGCAATGTTGGCGGAGCTGATGCGCTTTCGACATGGTATCGCTGTGGCGGGGACTCATGGCAAAACAACAACTACAAGCTTAGTAAGTAGCGTTCTTGCTGAAGGAGGATTAGATCCAAGCTTCGTCATTGGGGGAAAACTAAATAGTCTAGGGATTAATGCCCAACTTGGTCAGTCTCCTTACTTTGTTGTTGAAGCTGATGAAAGTGATGCATCCTTTTTATTCTTAAAACCTATGATGGCGATAGTGACTAATATCGACGCAGATCATATGGGAACCTATGAAAACAATTTTGAAAAATTAAGAACTACTTTTCTTGAGTTTTTACATCACTTGCCTTTCTATGGTTTGGCGGTGGTATGTGTTGATGATCCTGAAGTGCGTAAAATTTTGCCACTTATTGAGAGACCTACCTTAACTTATGGATTTGCAGAAGAAGCTCATTACCGTGCGATAGATTGGTCGCAAAACGAACTTATTAGCGAGTTTACAGTCATTCGTCCAAAATCCTATTCACCACTAAAAATTCAATTTCAATATCCAGGCCGCCATAATGTATTAAATGCTTTAGCGTCGATAGCAATTGCTACACAACTAGGTGTTGATGATAATTCTATTATTCGAGCTTTGGAAAAATTTCAGGGTGTGGGTCGCCGTTTTCAAATGCTAGGCGAGAAAAAATTCGAGAAAGGATCTGCTATTGTTGTTGATGATTACGGACATCATCCCCAAGAAATCCTATCAACCATAGATGCATTTCGTCATGTATGGCCAAATAAGCGGTTAGTGCATGTATTTCAACCGCATCGTTATACACGAACTCAAGAGTTACAGGATCAATTTGTTGATGTATTAAGCCTTGCTGACGAGTTGTTTTTGTTTGACATTTACTCTGCAGGGGAGTCTGAAATTCCTGGTGTAAGTAGTGAAGGTCTGGCACAAAAAATAAGAAACAATGACAAAAAAGTTACTTTAGTAGATGAAGAGTCGCTTAAAAAAAGTTTAGATGAGTCGGTCAAAGAGGGTGATGTGATCCTGATGCAAGGAGCAGGAAGTATCGGACAAATCGCGGTGAACTTGATGCAAGAATTATGA
- the ftsW gene encoding putative lipid II flippase FtsW — MRPRHVNQRGKPVSKPISLYDKWLISVVICLLIIGLMMVASSSVMISTKYFHQPFHFLIRQVCYLAAGLVVALIIVRTDSSVWERISMPMLIICLLMLLIVLVPGIGRSVNGSRRWLALGPIGVQVSELAKLTMIFYLAGYLVRQQKAVSSSILGFIKPMVILGVVSLLLLMEPDFGATVVISGTVMAMLFLAGVKLRYYIGLMLVVMGALAFLAVSSPYRVARLTAFLDPWADQYNSGYQLTQSLIAFGRGGWFGAGLGESIQKLLYLPEAHTDFLFAVLAEELGLVGILMVMALYSILVIRGLTIAYNSYIQERLFASYTAYGLTFWLGLQAAINMGVNSGLLPTKGLTLPLMSYGGASMVINCVVIALLLRIDHENRWQALGLRPIST; from the coding sequence ATGCGACCAAGACATGTGAATCAGCGGGGTAAACCTGTCAGTAAACCTATTTCGCTTTATGATAAATGGCTGATTAGTGTCGTGATTTGTTTGTTGATCATTGGGCTTATGATGGTTGCCTCAAGTTCAGTCATGATTTCTACTAAATATTTTCATCAACCGTTTCATTTTTTGATCCGTCAAGTGTGTTATTTAGCTGCAGGTTTAGTTGTTGCTTTAATAATTGTTAGAACTGATAGTAGTGTTTGGGAGCGTATTAGCATGCCAATGCTAATAATCTGTTTACTCATGTTACTGATTGTATTGGTTCCCGGAATTGGTCGTTCAGTTAATGGTAGTAGACGGTGGTTGGCATTAGGACCTATAGGAGTTCAAGTTTCTGAATTGGCTAAGCTCACTATGATTTTTTATTTGGCGGGTTATTTAGTTCGTCAGCAAAAAGCGGTGAGTAGTAGTATTTTGGGCTTCATTAAACCTATGGTTATTTTAGGAGTAGTATCACTCTTGCTTCTGATGGAGCCTGATTTTGGAGCTACTGTTGTTATTTCAGGTACAGTGATGGCTATGTTGTTTTTAGCAGGAGTAAAATTACGTTACTATATAGGCTTGATGCTAGTAGTAATGGGAGCATTAGCCTTTTTGGCTGTTTCGTCACCTTATCGAGTTGCTCGTCTGACTGCATTTTTAGATCCTTGGGCAGACCAATATAATAGTGGTTATCAATTGACTCAATCTTTAATTGCATTCGGACGAGGTGGTTGGTTTGGCGCTGGTTTAGGAGAAAGTATTCAAAAATTATTATATCTGCCTGAGGCACATACTGATTTTTTGTTTGCTGTTTTGGCAGAAGAATTAGGTTTGGTAGGTATTTTAATGGTGATGGCTTTATACAGTATTTTAGTGATTAGAGGTTTGACCATTGCCTACAACTCTTATATACAGGAGCGATTATTTGCTTCTTATACAGCTTACGGATTAACCTTTTGGCTGGGTTTACAAGCAGCTATTAATATGGGGGTTAACTCAGGTTTGTTACCTACAAAAGGATTAACTTTACCACTGATGAGTTACGGTGGTGCTAGTATGGTTATCAATTGTGTTGTAATTGCGTTATTATTGCGCATAGATCATGAGAATCGTTGGCAGGCTCTTGGGTTGAGGCCGATATCAACCTAA